The Streptomyces sp. Je 1-332 genome has a window encoding:
- a CDS encoding slipin family protein, producing the protein MVEELLTAGAAVAAAGFVYVVTAARVVKQYERGVVFRLGRLRESVRPPGFTMIVPGVDRLHKVNMQIVTMPVPAQDGITRDNVTVRVDAVIYFKVIDAADAVIKVEDYRFAVSQMAQTSLRSIIGKSDLDDLLSNREKLNQGLELMIDSPAVGWGVQIDRVEIKDVSLPETMKRSMARQAEADRERRARVINADAELQASKKLAQAAHEMADEPAALQLRLLQTVVAVAAEKNSTLVLPFPVELLRFLEKAQQTQALSPAPPDTGAEPKPTRPTAA; encoded by the coding sequence ATGGTCGAAGAGCTGCTCACAGCGGGGGCCGCGGTGGCGGCCGCCGGTTTTGTGTACGTGGTGACGGCGGCCCGCGTGGTCAAGCAGTACGAGCGGGGCGTGGTGTTCCGCCTGGGCCGGCTGCGGGAGAGCGTCCGGCCGCCGGGATTCACCATGATCGTCCCCGGGGTGGACCGGCTGCACAAGGTGAACATGCAGATCGTGACGATGCCGGTGCCCGCGCAGGACGGCATCACCCGGGACAATGTCACGGTGCGCGTCGACGCCGTCATCTACTTCAAGGTGATCGACGCCGCGGACGCGGTGATCAAGGTCGAGGACTACCGCTTCGCGGTCTCACAGATGGCGCAGACGTCATTGCGCTCGATCATCGGCAAGAGCGACCTGGACGATCTGCTCTCCAACCGGGAAAAGCTCAACCAGGGCCTGGAGTTGATGATCGACTCCCCGGCCGTCGGCTGGGGCGTGCAGATCGACCGGGTCGAGATCAAGGACGTGTCGCTCCCGGAGACCATGAAACGTTCGATGGCCCGGCAGGCCGAGGCCGACCGAGAGCGGCGGGCCCGCGTGATCAACGCGGACGCCGAGCTGCAGGCCTCCAAGAAGCTGGCCCAGGCGGCACACGAGATGGCGGACGAACCGGCGGCGCTCCAACTGCGCCTGCTCCAGACCGTGGTGGCCGTCGCCGCCGAGAAGAACTCCACCCTCGTACTGCCCTTCCCCGTGGAGCTCCTGCGCTTCCTGGAGAAGGCACAGCAGACGCAGGCGCTGTCGCCGGCACCGCCGGACACCGGGGCGGAACCGAAACCGACACGGCCGACGGCGGCATAG
- a CDS encoding class I SAM-dependent methyltransferase, whose product MFTSQGPTLRELAVQALSSIEDGYDLLAPKFDHTPFRTPDRILDAVADTLEGLGPFDAGLDVCCGTGAGVETLLPLCGERVTGVDFSAGMLTEARAAVAPRDGGPVVEWVRADARALPFAEVFDLAVSFGAFGHFLPAERARLFAEVCGALRPGGVFAFPIGAPPPPTSPLYWALLGFDGMMRVRNRLWRPPFVMYYRTFPLGGVREDLLRAGFTMRLHALEEFGRRADGSPRWCMVEARKA is encoded by the coding sequence GTGTTCACCTCCCAGGGACCCACACTCCGCGAACTGGCCGTGCAGGCTCTCTCCTCCATCGAGGACGGCTATGACCTGCTGGCCCCGAAGTTCGACCACACCCCTTTCCGCACGCCGGACCGGATCCTCGACGCGGTCGCGGACACGCTGGAGGGCCTCGGGCCGTTCGACGCGGGTCTCGATGTCTGCTGCGGTACCGGCGCGGGCGTCGAGACCCTGCTGCCGCTGTGCGGGGAGCGGGTCACGGGCGTCGACTTCAGCGCCGGGATGCTGACCGAGGCGCGGGCCGCCGTGGCGCCGCGCGACGGTGGGCCCGTGGTGGAGTGGGTGCGGGCCGATGCCCGCGCCCTGCCCTTCGCCGAGGTCTTCGACCTGGCGGTGAGCTTCGGGGCTTTCGGGCATTTCCTGCCTGCCGAGCGGGCCCGGCTGTTCGCCGAGGTGTGCGGGGCGCTGCGGCCGGGCGGGGTCTTCGCCTTCCCCATCGGCGCGCCGCCGCCCCCGACGTCGCCGCTCTACTGGGCGCTCCTCGGCTTCGACGGCATGATGCGGGTGCGGAACCGCCTGTGGCGTCCGCCGTTCGTCATGTACTACAGGACCTTCCCGCTGGGGGGTGTGCGCGAGGACCTGCTGCGGGCCGGGTTCACGATGAGGTTGCACGCGCTGGAGGAGTTCGGGCGCCGCGCCGACGGCAGCCCGCGCTGGTGCATGGTCGAGGCGCGGAAGGCCTGA
- a CDS encoding helix-turn-helix domain-containing protein, giving the protein MHTVAVLALDTVIPFDLSTPIEVFGRTRLPGGRPGYRVRICATAPRIDAGLFTLQAPWGLEGLADADTIIVPGTADVTGPVPDAVLDALREAAANGTRIASICAGTFTLAAAGLLSGLRATTHWAAAATLAERHTDIDVDPDVLYVDNGQLLTSAGAAAGLDLCLHLIRRDYGSAVAADAARLSVMPLEREGGQAQFIVSEAPPAPQGSALEPLLRWLEENARRELTLEDIADRAGMSTRTLLRRFRDQTGSTPLQWLHRTRIRQAQHLLETTGHSVERIAVQVGFGSPTAFRDRFKRVAGVSPQAYRKAFQ; this is encoded by the coding sequence ATGCACACCGTGGCCGTCCTGGCGCTGGACACCGTCATCCCGTTCGACCTGTCCACCCCCATCGAGGTCTTCGGCCGCACCCGGCTGCCGGGCGGTCGGCCCGGCTACCGGGTGCGTATCTGCGCCACCGCGCCCCGGATCGACGCCGGCCTGTTCACCCTCCAGGCGCCCTGGGGTCTGGAGGGGCTCGCGGACGCGGACACGATCATCGTGCCGGGCACCGCCGACGTGACGGGGCCGGTCCCCGACGCGGTGCTCGACGCGCTGCGGGAAGCGGCGGCGAACGGCACACGGATCGCCTCGATCTGCGCAGGCACGTTCACGCTGGCCGCGGCAGGACTCCTGTCCGGGCTCCGCGCCACCACGCACTGGGCGGCCGCGGCCACGCTGGCCGAACGCCACACCGACATCGACGTGGACCCGGACGTGCTCTACGTCGACAACGGGCAGCTCCTGACGTCCGCCGGGGCCGCCGCCGGGCTCGACCTGTGTCTGCATCTGATCCGCCGCGACTACGGCTCCGCCGTGGCCGCCGACGCAGCCCGCCTCTCGGTGATGCCCCTGGAACGCGAGGGCGGGCAGGCCCAGTTCATCGTCTCCGAGGCTCCGCCCGCCCCGCAGGGGTCCGCACTCGAACCGCTCCTGCGCTGGCTGGAGGAGAACGCGCGGCGTGAGCTCACCCTGGAGGACATCGCGGACCGGGCCGGCATGAGCACCCGCACCCTGTTGCGCCGCTTCCGGGATCAGACGGGCAGCACCCCGCTGCAGTGGCTGCACCGCACCCGGATCCGGCAGGCCCAGCACCTGCTCGAAACGACCGGGCACTCCGTCGAGCGCATCGCCGTCCAGGTCGGCTTCGGCTCGCCCACCGCCTTCCGTGACCGTTTCAAGCGCGTCGCCGGAGTCAGCCCGCAGGCCTACCGGAAGGCCTTCCAGTGA